One bacterium DNA segment encodes these proteins:
- a CDS encoding Rieske (2Fe-2S) protein yields the protein MDGSGPDAGPPAAGDWVAITSAGAVAPGGVVEAILDDTDVVVWRTESGVPCVMEARCPHQWSHLGDSGAVAGEEIVCLTHFWTFATDGSGWKENLDGRRDRKGDIEVHPCQEVAGEIRVRRRPRRDP from the coding sequence TTGGACGGCTCCGGCCCGGACGCCGGTCCCCCCGCCGCGGGCGACTGGGTGGCGATCACCTCAGCCGGAGCGGTTGCTCCCGGCGGTGTCGTCGAGGCGATCCTCGACGACACCGACGTGGTGGTGTGGCGCACCGAGAGCGGGGTTCCGTGCGTGATGGAGGCACGCTGCCCGCACCAGTGGTCGCACCTCGGTGACTCCGGGGCCGTGGCCGGCGAGGAGATCGTCTGCCTCACGCACTTCTGGACCTTCGCCACCGACGGGAGCGGCTGGAAGGAGAACCTCGACGGCCGCCGTGACCGCAAGGGTGACATCGAGGTCCATCCCTGCCAGGAGGTGGCCGGGGAGATCCGGGTGCGGCGTCGCCCAAGGCGCGACCCTTGA
- a CDS encoding permease-like cell division protein FtsX yields the protein MAISLGYVFRETRGNLRWNVTLFAATIVAVWVSLTLFGSSLLIREGVEQATGRWRGGIEFIVFMNADASEAQHAAIRGALDENPEISGYDYVDQQGAFNEFITEFADRPELIENVTPEILPPSYRVKPSVGDADVIEALAAQFDARPGVRQVTLPVEVIRTLQQNSQKVSVFVLIIAIVVLLAALMLIANTIRTAIFARRQDIEVMKLVGASNWYVRLPFMVEGTIQGLIGGALAIPMLFLMNNLMAGFVQDDYLELLRSLVVDSAVVWNTSLLVTGIGAAVGVVGSLFAVGRFLDV from the coding sequence TTGGCCATCTCCCTCGGCTACGTCTTCCGCGAGACGCGGGGCAACCTGCGCTGGAACGTCACCCTGTTCGCAGCCACGATCGTTGCCGTCTGGGTGTCGCTGACCCTGTTCGGCTCGTCGCTGTTGATCCGCGAGGGTGTCGAGCAGGCCACCGGGCGCTGGCGGGGCGGCATCGAGTTCATCGTGTTCATGAACGCCGATGCCAGCGAGGCCCAGCACGCCGCCATCCGGGGAGCCCTCGACGAGAACCCCGAGATCAGCGGCTACGACTACGTCGACCAGCAGGGCGCCTTCAACGAGTTCATCACCGAGTTCGCCGACCGTCCCGAGCTGATCGAGAACGTCACGCCGGAGATCCTGCCGCCCTCCTACCGGGTGAAACCCAGCGTCGGGGACGCGGATGTGATCGAGGCCCTGGCGGCGCAGTTCGACGCCCGGCCCGGTGTGCGGCAGGTGACGCTGCCCGTAGAGGTGATCCGCACCCTCCAGCAGAACAGCCAGAAGGTCAGCGTGTTCGTGCTGATCATCGCCATCGTCGTGCTGCTGGCCGCGTTGATGCTGATCGCCAACACCATCCGCACCGCCATCTTCGCCCGCCGCCAGGACATCGAGGTGATGAAGCTCGTGGGTGCCTCCAACTGGTACGTGCGATTGCCCTTCATGGTGGAGGGCACCATCCAGGGGCTGATTGGCGGGGCGCTGGCGATCCCGATGCTGTTCCTCATGAACAACCTCATGGCCGGGTTCGTGCAGGACGACTACCTGGAGCTGCTGCGCTCGCTGGTGGTCGACAGCGCCGTGGTGTGGAACACCTCGCTGCTCGTGACCGGGATCGGTGCGGCGGTGGGCGTGGTCGGCTCGCTGTTCGCCGTGGGGCGCTTCCTCGACGTCTAG
- a CDS encoding enoyl-CoA hydratase-related protein, whose product MTQGQLHDVLYEVDDGLAWITINRPERLNAFRGRTIDELIHCFKQAWGDPAVGVVALTGAGERAFCVGGDQKQRLESGDYGPSEYGVFQDEYLQRLIRDIPKPVIAAVNGYAIGGGQVLHVVCDLSIAADHAVFGQAGPRVGSFDAGFGTAYLARHVGVRRAREIWYLCRRYSAEVMLEWGLVNAVVPMSELRDEVRSWADEMLALSPAALKFVKHSFNADTESIAGISAVAFDGLAVFVDSEEAQEGVRAFNEKRDPDFGQFR is encoded by the coding sequence TTGACACAAGGTCAACTGCACGACGTTCTCTACGAAGTGGATGACGGGTTGGCGTGGATCACGATCAACCGGCCCGAGCGGCTCAACGCGTTTCGAGGGCGCACGATCGATGAACTCATCCACTGCTTCAAGCAGGCGTGGGGCGACCCCGCCGTCGGTGTCGTCGCGCTCACGGGTGCGGGCGAGCGGGCCTTCTGCGTCGGCGGGGACCAGAAGCAGCGTCTCGAGAGCGGCGACTACGGGCCGAGCGAGTACGGCGTCTTCCAGGACGAGTACCTGCAACGCCTGATCCGGGACATCCCCAAGCCGGTGATCGCCGCGGTGAACGGGTACGCCATCGGTGGTGGCCAGGTACTGCACGTCGTGTGCGATCTGTCCATCGCGGCCGACCATGCCGTCTTCGGTCAGGCCGGGCCCCGGGTCGGCTCGTTCGACGCCGGGTTCGGAACGGCCTACCTGGCGCGCCACGTCGGCGTTCGTCGTGCCCGCGAGATCTGGTACCTGTGCCGGCGCTACAGCGCCGAGGTGATGCTCGAGTGGGGCCTCGTCAATGCGGTGGTGCCCATGTCCGAGCTGCGTGACGAGGTTCGCAGTTGGGCCGACGAGATGCTCGCCCTCTCTCCGGCGGCGCTCAAGTTCGTCAAGCACTCCTTCAACGCGGACACCGAGTCGATCGCGGGCATCTCGGCGGTCGCTTTCGACGGTCTGGCGGTGTTCGTGGACTCCGAGGAGGCTCAGGAGGGGGTCAGGGCCTTCAACGAGAAGCGCGATCCCGACTTCGGCCAGTTCCGTTGA
- the ftsE gene encoding cell division ATP-binding protein FtsE — MIELDQVTKIYKGEVLALYSVSCKVSKGEFVFLVGPSGSGKSTFLKLLNRQETADQGSVWIAGKEVGALPRSSVPKLRRLVGCIFQDFKLLPNRTVYENVAFALEVTGRSRQQVRTQVPSLLELVGLSKKTHSYPHELSGGEQQRVSIARAFVNRPPILLADEPTGNLDGDTSNGIMRLLAEINKRGTTVVMATHDQHIVNAARRRVLRLDRGRLIGDEARGRYTAQGRYT; from the coding sequence ATGATCGAGTTGGATCAGGTCACCAAGATTTACAAGGGCGAGGTCCTGGCGCTGTACAGCGTCTCCTGCAAGGTCAGCAAGGGCGAGTTCGTCTTCCTGGTGGGCCCGTCGGGTTCGGGCAAGTCCACGTTCCTCAAGCTCCTGAACCGCCAGGAGACCGCCGACCAGGGCTCGGTGTGGATCGCCGGCAAGGAGGTCGGCGCGCTGCCCCGGTCCAGCGTCCCGAAGCTGCGCCGGCTGGTGGGCTGCATCTTCCAGGACTTCAAGCTGCTGCCCAACAGGACCGTGTACGAGAACGTGGCGTTCGCGCTCGAGGTCACCGGGCGTTCCCGCCAGCAGGTCCGCACCCAGGTTCCGTCGCTGCTGGAGTTGGTGGGGCTCTCCAAGAAGACGCACAGCTATCCGCATGAACTCTCCGGCGGCGAGCAGCAGCGCGTCTCCATCGCCCGGGCGTTCGTGAATCGCCCGCCGATCCTCCTGGCCGACGAGCCGACCGGGAACCTCGACGGCGACACCTCCAACGGGATCATGCGCCTGCTCGCCGAGATCAACAAGCGGGGCACCACCGTCGTGATGGCCACCCACGACCAGCACATCGTGAACGCGGCGCGCCGCCGCGTGCTGCGGTTGGACCGGGGCCGGCTCATCGGCGACGAGGCCCGGGGCCGCTACACCGCCCAGGGCCGCTACACCTAG
- a CDS encoding SDR family oxidoreductase: MSLSIVTGAARGIGLEIARRLAADGHALLLVDVAPAVEAAAADLGARSACADVTEPSGLEAIAAMVKDGGEAVRSIVNNAGITRDARLTKMAESDFRAVLRVNLGAAYALVDRLRGELIDGSSIVSMSSRAYLGTFGQINYVASKAGLVGLTRALALEFAPRTRVNAVAPGFTDTEMTRAVPEAVRDRIVPAIPMKRAGEPPEIAEVVAFLTSPAASYVTGQVVFACGGRGIV, from the coding sequence GTGAGCCTGTCCATCGTCACCGGCGCCGCTCGCGGGATCGGCCTCGAGATCGCCCGTCGCCTGGCGGCCGACGGCCATGCGCTTCTGCTCGTCGACGTCGCGCCGGCCGTGGAGGCCGCGGCGGCTGATCTCGGGGCCCGTTCGGCCTGCGCCGACGTGACGGAGCCGTCAGGCCTCGAGGCCATTGCCGCGATGGTCAAGGACGGGGGCGAGGCGGTTCGGTCGATCGTCAACAACGCCGGGATCACGCGTGATGCACGTCTCACGAAGATGGCCGAGTCGGACTTCCGCGCCGTGCTGCGGGTCAACCTCGGCGCTGCCTACGCGCTGGTCGATCGACTGCGCGGCGAACTGATCGACGGCAGTTCGATCGTCTCGATGAGCTCCCGCGCCTACCTCGGCACCTTCGGGCAGATCAACTACGTCGCATCCAAGGCCGGATTGGTGGGCTTGACGCGTGCCCTGGCCCTTGAGTTCGCCCCCCGGACGCGGGTCAACGCCGTCGCCCCCGGCTTCACGGACACGGAGATGACGAGGGCGGTGCCCGAAGCCGTTCGGGACCGGATCGTGCCGGCGATACCCATGAAGCGAGCCGGCGAGCCGCCCGAGATCGCAGAAGTCGTCGCCTTCCTCACGTCGCCGGCGGCCTCGTACGTCACCGGCCAGGTCGTGTTCGCCTGCGGCGGGCGCGGCATCGTGTGA
- a CDS encoding sulfite exporter TauE/SafE family protein: MSAVELVLAIAAVAGGAIVQGSVGVGLSLVAAPALVAIDPAFIPGPLLIVGQIIGIRHIIVEGRHIDWRAVKHALWGLPVGLAAGFAVLELVPETTRTILIGALVAGSALILLAGFRLRQTRRTEVAGGLTCSFGAIAAALPGAPLGICFSEMRPPVLRSTSSAYIGVVGGAGIALLAVRGNFGLHELKLIGYLAPGMFIGLAVSRLVRPFLDRTWFRPAVLTVALAGGVALIVGQFA; encoded by the coding sequence TTGAGCGCCGTCGAGTTGGTCCTCGCCATCGCCGCGGTGGCGGGCGGCGCCATCGTGCAGGGCTCTGTGGGCGTGGGGCTGTCGCTGGTGGCCGCCCCGGCCCTCGTCGCCATCGACCCCGCGTTCATCCCCGGACCGCTTCTCATCGTGGGGCAGATCATCGGCATACGGCACATCATCGTGGAGGGCAGGCACATCGACTGGCGGGCGGTGAAGCACGCGCTCTGGGGACTCCCGGTCGGCCTGGCGGCCGGCTTCGCGGTCCTGGAGCTCGTGCCCGAGACGACCCGGACAATTCTGATCGGGGCTCTGGTCGCCGGCTCGGCGCTGATCCTGCTGGCGGGATTCCGCCTGCGGCAGACCCGCCGCACCGAGGTCGCCGGCGGGCTGACGTGCAGTTTCGGAGCCATCGCCGCGGCGCTGCCCGGTGCGCCCCTGGGGATCTGCTTCAGCGAGATGCGCCCGCCGGTGCTGCGCTCGACCTCTTCGGCCTACATCGGTGTGGTCGGCGGCGCGGGCATCGCCTTGCTGGCGGTGCGCGGCAACTTCGGTCTCCACGAACTCAAGCTGATCGGCTACCTGGCCCCGGGAATGTTCATCGGCCTCGCCGTCTCGCGGCTGGTGCGGCCGTTCCTCGACCGCACCTGGTTCCGCCCTGCGGTGCTGACCGTGGCCCTCGCCGGCGGCGTGGCCCTCATCGTCGGCCAGTTCGCATAG
- a CDS encoding RCC1 domain-containing protein encodes MRITARRLADGRVEFGVQQRATSNDAWGQRQLPRARFFPTGAAAGRWLNSSPLQVNDSQTGTITAASRRYTAVSAGNVYTCALTTDGTIQCWGNNSSGQAKAPDGTYTAISAGNNETCALATDGNFECWGPLGLVRPAA; translated from the coding sequence GTGCGCATCACCGCGCGCAGACTCGCCGACGGCCGCGTCGAGTTCGGCGTCCAACAACGCGCCACCAGCAACGACGCCTGGGGGCAACGACAACTCCCCCGCGCCCGCTTCTTCCCCACCGGCGCCGCCGCCGGCCGCTGGCTCAACAGCAGCCCCCTGCAGGTCAACGACAGCCAGACCGGAACCATCACCGCCGCCAGCAGGCGGTACACCGCCGTCAGCGCCGGCAACGTTTACACCTGCGCATTGACCACCGACGGCACCATCCAATGCTGGGGCAACAACTCAAGCGGCCAAGCCAAAGCCCCCGACGGGACCTACACCGCCATCAGCGCCGGCAACAACGAGACGTGCGCGCTCGCCACCGACGGCAACTTCGAGTGCTGGGGCCCACTCGGCCTCGTCAGGCCCGCCGCGTAG
- a CDS encoding fumarylacetoacetate hydrolase family protein, with translation MTSIVRFVDSDAGVARPGVLDDDGVHPIESVDTLAALLHHSAAEIREQIVAAAGNAPVAGVPRLLSPIDGDTPVWGAGVTYRVSQEARIEESGDEDVYIRVYNAERPELFLKCVAHEVVTDGEPVGRRPDSDNDTPEPELALMINVDGEIVAYGACNDMCARAIEGENPLYIPQAKIFAASCVLAPTMRPSWEVPDAYDLTIRLRLSRGADVLFRGSTSTSELARTLEELVECLFCATAFPDGVVLSTGTCLVPPLECPSEVGDIIEIAIDDIGSMRNVVTSTDDIKGWLHRRHADPLTPYEA, from the coding sequence ATGACCTCGATCGTTCGGTTCGTCGACTCGGATGCCGGGGTGGCTCGGCCTGGAGTGCTGGATGACGATGGGGTTCATCCGATCGAGAGTGTCGACACGCTCGCGGCGTTGCTGCACCACTCGGCGGCTGAGATTCGTGAGCAGATCGTGGCTGCGGCCGGGAATGCGCCGGTCGCGGGCGTGCCCCGGTTGTTGAGCCCGATCGACGGGGACACGCCGGTCTGGGGGGCCGGGGTCACCTACCGGGTCTCGCAGGAGGCCCGCATCGAGGAGAGCGGGGACGAGGACGTCTACATCCGGGTCTACAACGCCGAGCGTCCCGAACTGTTCCTGAAGTGTGTCGCCCACGAGGTCGTCACCGACGGTGAGCCGGTCGGGCGGCGTCCGGACTCCGACAACGACACGCCCGAACCCGAGTTGGCCCTCATGATCAACGTCGACGGCGAGATCGTCGCCTACGGCGCGTGCAACGACATGTGCGCCCGGGCCATCGAGGGCGAGAACCCCCTCTACATCCCGCAGGCCAAGATCTTCGCCGCCTCCTGCGTGCTGGCGCCCACCATGCGCCCCTCCTGGGAGGTGCCCGACGCCTACGACCTCACGATCCGGCTGCGGCTCAGCCGCGGCGCCGACGTCCTGTTCCGCGGGTCCACCTCCACCTCGGAGCTGGCCCGCACGCTCGAGGAGTTGGTGGAGTGCCTGTTCTGCGCCACGGCGTTCCCCGACGGGGTGGTGCTGTCCACCGGCACCTGCCTGGTGCCGCCGCTGGAGTGCCCCAGCGAGGTGGGCGACATCATCGAGATCGCCATCGACGACATCGGCAGCATGCGCAACGTCGTCACCTCCACCGACGACATCAAGGGTTGGCTGCACCGCCGCCACGCCGACCCGCTGACGCCGTACGAGGCCTGA
- a CDS encoding AMP-binding protein: MVPDVYDEIEVLPRSQLEALHQELFAEQLGYVMAHSAFYRRKFGATAKSISSLDQLVDLPFTSKDEVRESLLARPPLGLHAAAPLESVVQIQSSSGTTGMPTFVGATAEDIETWNSMGARVFYANGFRPHDWVMHAYAMGRGFVGGLVNVEHLQHLGCCVIPLGAEAGTERLLRAIEHLQPVAMCGTPSMVLHLGAAAPDVLGKPASELSVRKISVGGEPGAGEPAIRAQMEALWAADVRDMMGGADFGSTYWAECDRKDGMHLCSQGALHVEIIDPATLASLPIEEGTTGELVYTTLARRATPLIRYRMGDLVTITALGCTCGRTGYRIKAHGRTDDMLIVRGVNVFPAAIKEVVVAMRPRTTGYLKIDIDFPGHSTPDPLRLRVEVAGRNIGAFPILAAEIEQRIQSMLSVRTIVSLVPDGAIERPGVQKEKLVERDGG, from the coding sequence GTGGTGCCGGACGTCTACGACGAGATCGAGGTGCTGCCACGCTCTCAACTCGAGGCGTTGCATCAGGAACTCTTCGCCGAACAGCTCGGCTACGTGATGGCGCACTCGGCGTTCTACCGGCGGAAGTTCGGCGCCACGGCCAAGAGCATCAGCTCGCTCGATCAACTGGTCGACCTGCCGTTCACCTCGAAGGACGAGGTGCGGGAGAGCCTTCTCGCACGGCCGCCGCTGGGCCTGCACGCGGCCGCGCCACTGGAGTCGGTCGTGCAGATCCAATCCTCGTCGGGCACGACCGGCATGCCGACCTTCGTCGGTGCGACCGCCGAGGACATCGAGACCTGGAACTCGATGGGTGCGCGGGTGTTCTACGCGAACGGGTTCCGGCCGCACGACTGGGTCATGCACGCCTACGCCATGGGTCGGGGTTTCGTGGGCGGGCTCGTGAACGTCGAGCACCTGCAGCACCTGGGCTGCTGCGTGATACCCCTGGGGGCGGAGGCCGGTACCGAGCGGCTGCTGCGCGCCATCGAGCACCTGCAGCCGGTGGCGATGTGCGGCACACCGTCGATGGTGTTGCATCTCGGCGCCGCCGCGCCCGATGTCCTCGGCAAACCGGCGAGCGAGCTCTCGGTCCGGAAGATCTCCGTGGGTGGCGAGCCCGGCGCCGGCGAGCCCGCCATCCGTGCGCAGATGGAGGCGCTCTGGGCAGCCGACGTGCGCGACATGATGGGTGGCGCGGACTTCGGGAGCACGTACTGGGCGGAGTGCGACCGCAAGGACGGGATGCACCTCTGCTCGCAGGGTGCCCTGCACGTCGAGATCATCGATCCGGCGACGCTCGCGTCGCTCCCCATCGAGGAGGGCACGACCGGCGAGCTTGTCTACACCACGTTGGCTCGGCGTGCCACGCCGCTGATCCGCTACCGGATGGGCGACCTGGTGACGATCACGGCGCTGGGCTGCACGTGTGGCCGGACCGGCTATCGCATCAAGGCGCACGGCCGCACCGACGACATGCTGATCGTCCGCGGCGTCAACGTGTTCCCTGCGGCCATCAAGGAGGTGGTGGTGGCGATGCGGCCCCGAACCACGGGCTACTTGAAGATCGACATCGACTTCCCGGGCCACAGCACCCCTGACCCTCTGAGGCTGCGCGTCGAGGTGGCGGGGCGGAACATCGGCGCGTTCCCGATCCTGGCGGCCGAGATCGAGCAGCGGATCCAGAGCATGCTGTCGGTCAGGACGATCGTGTCCCTGGTGCCCGACGGTGCCATCGAGCGACCGGGAGTGCAGAAGGAGAAGCTGGTGGAGCGCGATGGCGGCTGA
- a CDS encoding S-(hydroxymethyl)mycothiol dehydrogenase, giving the protein MVQSVRGVISRSKGAPVEMETILVPDPGPGEALVAIQACGVCHTDLHYREGAINDDFPFLLGHEAAGIVEAVGPGVDEVAPGDFVIINWRAVCGQCRSCARGRSQYCFATHNASQPMTLTDGTKLSPALGIGAFVEKTLVAAGQATKVSPEASPEAAGLLGCGVMAGLGAAMNTGGVGRGDSVAVFGCGGVGDAAIEGARLAGASTIIAVDIDDRKLEWARQFGATHTINSRETDPVEGIKALTGGNGVDVAVEAIGLPETYRQCFEARDLAGTVVLVGVPNPTATIELPFIEVFGRGGALKSSWYGDCLPSRDFPMLIDLYLQGRLNLDGFVSETIAIDEVEEAFHKMERGEVLRSVVVMD; this is encoded by the coding sequence ATGGTGCAGAGCGTGCGAGGCGTGATCAGCCGGTCGAAGGGCGCGCCGGTCGAGATGGAGACGATCCTGGTGCCTGACCCGGGGCCCGGCGAGGCTCTCGTGGCGATCCAGGCTTGCGGGGTGTGTCACACCGATCTGCACTACCGCGAGGGCGCCATCAACGACGACTTCCCGTTCCTGCTGGGCCACGAGGCCGCCGGGATCGTCGAGGCGGTCGGGCCGGGCGTCGACGAGGTGGCGCCCGGCGACTTCGTGATCATCAACTGGCGGGCCGTCTGCGGGCAGTGCCGATCCTGTGCGCGCGGGCGCTCCCAGTACTGCTTCGCCACCCACAACGCCAGCCAGCCGATGACGCTCACCGACGGCACCAAGCTGTCGCCCGCATTGGGCATCGGGGCGTTCGTGGAGAAGACGCTCGTCGCCGCCGGACAGGCCACGAAGGTGTCGCCTGAGGCCAGCCCCGAGGCCGCCGGGCTGCTGGGCTGCGGCGTAATGGCCGGCCTGGGCGCGGCCATGAACACCGGCGGTGTGGGCCGGGGCGACTCGGTGGCCGTGTTCGGTTGCGGGGGCGTGGGCGACGCCGCCATCGAGGGCGCCCGCCTGGCGGGCGCCTCGACGATCATCGCGGTGGACATCGACGACCGCAAGCTGGAATGGGCACGCCAGTTCGGCGCCACGCACACGATCAACAGCCGCGAGACCGACCCGGTGGAGGGCATCAAGGCGCTCACCGGCGGCAACGGCGTGGACGTCGCCGTTGAGGCGATCGGCCTGCCGGAGACCTACCGGCAGTGCTTCGAGGCTCGCGACCTCGCCGGCACCGTCGTGCTCGTGGGCGTGCCGAACCCCACCGCCACCATCGAGTTGCCGTTCATCGAGGTGTTCGGCCGGGGTGGGGCGCTGAAGTCGTCCTGGTACGGGGATTGCCTGCCGAGTCGCGACTTCCCGATGCTGATCGACCTCTACCTGCAGGGCCGGCTGAACCTGGACGGCTTCGTCAGCGAGACCATCGCCATCGACGAGGTGGAGGAGGCCTTCCACAAGATGGAGCGCGGCGAGGTGCTGCGGTCCGTCGTCGTCATGGACTGA
- a CDS encoding CoA transferase has protein sequence MSSPSRPLEGVRVLELGALVAAPYCGMLLADLGADVIKIEPPEGDMARHFAPFVAGESAFFMSVNRRKRSVVLDLKQPEAVSWVHELVKRTDVVLHNYRTGVAERIGVGYEELAALNAGLVYCAISGFGPTGPMAHRPAIDLLFQAESGMMAITGERDGSPVKVGTNAADVYAATTAAACVNAALASRARSGLGVRVDVSLRDAFLALQACWFTSFLATGEQSERLGAGSPFTAPTDVFPTMDDCIVLAVVNSKHWRILCGVLGLDHLVDDRRFGDNEARVANASEIREIVSEVLARRTTEQWIEMFDEAGIPAGRVYDYRQVAADEQIRHNAMVLGFDHPTAGTVMTQGVPFWLDGEKNPDPAPPPTLGQHTREVLIESGCSAEVADNLAGVCRA, from the coding sequence ATGAGTTCCCCGTCGCGGCCCCTCGAGGGAGTCCGGGTTCTTGAGTTGGGCGCACTCGTGGCGGCCCCCTACTGCGGGATGCTGCTCGCCGATCTGGGTGCCGACGTCATCAAGATCGAGCCGCCGGAGGGGGACATGGCGCGGCACTTCGCGCCGTTCGTGGCGGGGGAGAGCGCCTTCTTCATGTCCGTCAACCGCCGCAAGCGGAGTGTCGTCCTGGATCTCAAGCAACCCGAAGCGGTGTCCTGGGTGCATGAGCTGGTCAAGAGGACCGATGTGGTTCTGCACAACTACCGGACCGGCGTCGCCGAACGCATCGGCGTCGGCTACGAGGAGCTCGCCGCTCTCAACGCCGGGCTGGTCTACTGCGCCATCTCAGGCTTCGGACCGACCGGTCCGATGGCGCACCGCCCCGCCATCGATCTGCTGTTCCAGGCCGAGTCCGGGATGATGGCGATCACCGGCGAGCGGGACGGCTCGCCGGTGAAGGTCGGCACGAACGCCGCGGATGTCTACGCCGCCACCACGGCGGCGGCCTGCGTCAACGCCGCGTTGGCGAGCAGGGCCCGCAGCGGGCTCGGCGTGCGCGTCGACGTCTCGTTGAGGGACGCGTTCCTGGCGCTGCAGGCCTGTTGGTTCACGAGTTTCCTCGCCACCGGCGAGCAGTCCGAACGACTCGGTGCCGGGTCCCCGTTCACCGCCCCGACCGATGTCTTCCCGACGATGGACGATTGCATCGTCCTGGCTGTCGTCAACAGCAAGCACTGGCGGATCCTCTGCGGCGTTCTGGGCCTCGACCACCTCGTCGACGACCGCCGCTTCGGTGACAACGAGGCGCGGGTGGCGAACGCCTCGGAGATCCGCGAGATCGTCTCGGAGGTGCTTGCCAGGCGCACGACGGAGCAGTGGATCGAGATGTTCGATGAAGCCGGGATTCCGGCGGGACGGGTTTACGACTACCGGCAGGTCGCCGCCGATGAGCAGATCCGTCACAATGCGATGGTGCTCGGTTTCGATCACCCGACTGCCGGCACGGTGATGACGCAGGGGGTTCCGTTCTGGCTGGACGGCGAGAAGAACCCGGATCCCGCACCGCCACCGACGCTCGGCCAGCACACGCGCGAGGTGCTGATCGAGTCGGGATGCTCGGCGGAGGTGGCCGACAATCTCGCCGGTGTTTGCAGGGCCTAG
- a CDS encoding betaine/proline/choline family ABC transporter ATP-binding protein (Members of the family are the ATP-binding subunit of ABC transporters for substrates such as betaine, L-proline or other amino acids, choline, carnitine, etc. The substrate specificity is best determined from the substrate-binding subunit, rather than this subunit, as it interacts with the permease subunit and not with substrate directly.) encodes MPGPDAPVRAAELMSMSQNGDEIIILDGVYKIFGPQPGGRAFDLLRSGMSKDEVQAETGHVVGLDNVTFTVHKGEVFVVMGLSGSGKSTAMRTVNKLIGITAGSITVAGTDVQALEGSELQAFRRTHMGMVFQHFALFPHRNVIDNVGYGLKVQGVGRDERNQASMRALSLVGLGPYAYNMPSELSGGMQQRVGLARALASDPEILLMDEAFSALDPLIRRQMQDEMLEIQSELHKTILFITHDLNEALRIGDRVCIMKDGAVVQVGTPTEILTEPATGYVAEFVQDVDQGRVILVREVMLQPAPVTAGTTLASALAALGDRAGAFVVNERGMPTAVLTAADAVRAANEGASDVAAALRTDFATCSDESSLNEVYALAGKGLPIACCDDSGALVGNLDPRLIMEEMGRVESLSEKFEREVYM; translated from the coding sequence GTGCCCGGCCCGGACGCGCCGGTGCGGGCCGCAGAACTCATGAGCATGTCCCAGAACGGCGACGAAATAATCATCCTCGACGGGGTCTACAAGATATTCGGACCCCAGCCCGGCGGACGGGCGTTCGATCTGCTGCGGTCGGGGATGTCCAAGGACGAAGTGCAGGCCGAGACCGGCCACGTGGTGGGCCTCGACAACGTCACCTTCACTGTGCACAAGGGCGAGGTGTTCGTGGTGATGGGGCTCTCGGGCTCCGGGAAGTCCACCGCCATGCGCACCGTCAACAAGCTGATCGGCATCACCGCAGGGTCGATCACCGTCGCCGGCACCGACGTGCAGGCCCTGGAGGGTTCCGAGTTGCAGGCCTTCCGGCGGACGCACATGGGCATGGTGTTCCAGCACTTCGCTCTCTTCCCCCACCGCAACGTCATCGACAACGTGGGTTACGGGCTCAAGGTGCAGGGCGTCGGCCGGGACGAGCGCAACCAGGCGTCCATGCGGGCGCTGTCGCTGGTGGGCCTCGGGCCCTACGCCTACAACATGCCCTCAGAACTCTCCGGCGGCATGCAGCAGCGGGTCGGCCTGGCCCGCGCCCTGGCCTCGGATCCCGAGATCCTGCTCATGGACGAGGCCTTCAGCGCTCTGGACCCCCTCATCCGCCGCCAGATGCAGGACGAGATGCTGGAGATCCAGAGCGAACTCCACAAGACGATCCTCTTCATAACCCACGACCTGAACGAGGCACTGCGCATCGGCGACCGGGTGTGCATCATGAAGGACGGCGCCGTCGTGCAGGTGGGCACGCCCACCGAGATTCTCACCGAACCGGCGACGGGCTACGTCGCCGAGTTCGTGCAGGACGTGGACCAGGGTCGCGTGATCCTGGTACGCGAAGTGATGCTCCAGCCCGCGCCGGTGACGGCCGGCACCACGCTGGCGTCTGCCTTGGCGGCGCTCGGCGACCGGGCGGGCGCCTTCGTGGTCAACGAGCGCGGTATGCCGACAGCGGTGCTGACGGCCGCCGACGCGGTGCGTGCCGCCAATGAGGGCGCATCCGACGTCGCCGCCGCGCTGCGGACCGACTTCGCCACGTGCTCCGACGAGAGCAGCCTCAACGAGGTGTACGCCCTGGCAGGGAAGGGGCTGCCGATCGCGTGTTGCGACGACTCCGGCGCCCTCGTGGGCAACCTCGACCCGCGTCTCATCATGGAGGAGATGGGCCGCGTGGAGAGCCTCTCGGAGAAGTTCGAGCGCGAGGTGTACATGTGA